The proteins below are encoded in one region of Litorilinea aerophila:
- a CDS encoding efflux RND transporter periplasmic adaptor subunit yields the protein MSNKVSGLVLLALLLLLAGCRSQRTPEQAAPVANTPGTTALPASGQGGVVLPPVGSTTVRASGKVVPARHAVLSFVTAGRVQQVAVEVGDRVEAGAVLVTLDDAAAAAAVSQAQAALYRAQAQAQAAAEVAEAEAALARAQAELANTRLRAPFAGTVTSIHVSVGEVVQPGQPILTLADLDHLQVETTDLSERDVARVTVGQAATVFVEALNTEIPARVVRIAPEATVIGGDVVYPVLLELENPPPGLRWGMSADVTIPTD from the coding sequence ATGTCCAACAAGGTGAGTGGGCTGGTGCTACTGGCCCTGCTTCTGTTGCTGGCAGGCTGCCGCAGCCAGCGGACTCCCGAGCAGGCGGCGCCCGTGGCCAACACACCGGGGACCACAGCCCTGCCAGCCAGTGGCCAGGGAGGCGTGGTGCTGCCGCCTGTGGGCAGCACCACGGTACGGGCATCGGGGAAGGTGGTGCCGGCCCGGCACGCGGTGTTGAGCTTTGTGACGGCCGGGCGAGTCCAGCAGGTGGCCGTGGAGGTGGGCGACCGGGTGGAGGCCGGCGCGGTGCTGGTCACCCTGGACGACGCCGCCGCGGCGGCGGCCGTCTCCCAGGCCCAGGCAGCCCTCTACCGGGCCCAGGCCCAGGCCCAGGCGGCCGCGGAGGTGGCCGAGGCCGAAGCGGCCCTGGCCCGGGCCCAGGCCGAACTGGCCAACACCCGGCTGCGCGCGCCCTTCGCCGGCACCGTCACCAGCATCCACGTGAGTGTCGGCGAGGTGGTCCAGCCTGGCCAGCCCATCCTCACCCTGGCGGACCTGGACCACCTGCAGGTGGAGACCACGGACCTGAGCGAGCGGGACGTGGCCCGGGTGACCGTGGGCCAGGCGGCCACCGTCTTCGTGGAGGCTTTAAACACAGAGATCCCCGCCCGGGTGGTCCGCATCGCGCCTGAGGCCACCGTGATTGGCGGCGACGTGGTCTATCCGGTGCTGCTGGAATTGGAGAACCCGCCGCCGGGCCTGCGCTGGGGCATGAGCGCCGACGTAACCATCCCCACTGATTAA
- a CDS encoding GH116 family glycosyl-hydrolase, with amino-acid sequence MDPFLYRGAKTSQISFPLGGIGSGCIGLAGNGRLIDWEIFNRPNKGSVNGFSHFAIKAEADDQVLDARVLHGDLPPPYQGELQGPRFNSFGWGPRREYLTGLPHFRRVDFRGTFPLAELTYHHEKFPGQVMLRAFNPFIPLNDRDSSIPAAFFEFTVTNTTDRPLTYTLAGVLANPLPANNLNTVSRQEWGDTLHLTTDSLTPDAPDYGDLTLATDAGLAADTHLSWQQYWFRGAWFDSLEMYWQDFTRPGTFQNRVYPPEKTGDRNEGLLAVHFRLQPGEERAIRFVIAWNFPNCRNYWNPARAQAPGWKNYYATLWPDSMASARYALEEWDRLWSETRRFQEALFASTLPPAALDAISANLAILKSPTVLRLEDGTFYGWEGCHPDAGCCEGSCTHVWNYAQALPFLFPRLERSMREADYRYNLREDGGMPFRLQLPLGSGQWHFRPCADGQFGGVLKTYRDWKICGDDEWLRSLWPAVKRSIEYAWHPDNPDRWDPDKTGVLWGRQHHTLDMELFGPNSWLTSMYLAALKAGAEMAEYLGEAETAAEYRAIFARGKAWTDANLFNGEYYIQRINLKDRSLLEPYLTDSAVLQGGNVLDAYWNEEKQEIKYQIGEGSSIDQVLGQWHASLYGLGEVLDPEQVKQANRAIFKYNFIPVMGEVYNPCRIYCLNDEGGLVICAWPEGAQKPAIPAPYAQETMNGFEYAAASHMILNGLVEEGMTAVEALRRRYDGERRNPWNEFECGSNYARSMASYALLLAFAGFQFDLVHGRLGFHPVQTRDGHFRSFWSLDSGWGEFEQTPGRVELRVLYGHLPLRELALSFLAHATAEAVHVDGRPVAFRQEGNTLHLADAIHLEAGQVLEVIA; translated from the coding sequence ATGGACCCATTTCTCTACCGCGGCGCCAAGACCAGCCAGATCAGCTTCCCCCTGGGCGGGATCGGCTCGGGTTGTATCGGCCTGGCCGGCAACGGCCGCCTGATTGACTGGGAGATCTTCAACCGCCCCAACAAGGGCAGCGTCAACGGCTTTTCCCACTTCGCCATCAAGGCCGAGGCAGACGACCAGGTGCTGGATGCCCGGGTGCTTCATGGCGACCTGCCGCCACCCTACCAGGGGGAACTCCAGGGACCTCGCTTCAATTCCTTCGGCTGGGGACCCCGCCGGGAGTATCTCACCGGTTTGCCCCACTTCCGCCGCGTCGACTTCCGGGGGACTTTCCCCCTGGCTGAACTCACCTACCACCATGAAAAATTCCCCGGCCAGGTGATGCTCCGGGCCTTCAATCCCTTCATTCCCCTCAACGACCGGGATTCCAGCATCCCCGCCGCCTTTTTCGAGTTCACCGTCACCAACACGACCGACCGCCCCCTGACCTACACCCTGGCCGGGGTGTTGGCCAATCCCCTGCCGGCCAACAATCTGAACACCGTCTCCCGCCAGGAGTGGGGAGACACCCTGCACCTGACCACGGACAGCCTGACCCCAGACGCACCCGACTACGGCGACCTGACCCTGGCCACCGACGCCGGGTTGGCCGCGGACACCCACCTGAGCTGGCAGCAGTACTGGTTCCGGGGCGCCTGGTTCGACAGCCTGGAGATGTACTGGCAGGATTTCACCCGGCCCGGTACCTTCCAGAACCGGGTCTACCCGCCAGAAAAAACCGGCGACCGCAACGAGGGGCTCCTGGCCGTCCACTTTCGGCTTCAACCCGGGGAGGAGCGGGCCATCCGCTTTGTCATTGCCTGGAATTTCCCCAACTGCCGCAACTACTGGAACCCCGCCCGGGCCCAGGCGCCGGGCTGGAAAAACTACTACGCCACCCTCTGGCCCGATTCCATGGCCAGCGCGCGCTACGCCCTGGAGGAGTGGGATCGCCTCTGGAGCGAGACCCGGCGCTTCCAGGAGGCCCTCTTCGCCTCCACCCTGCCGCCGGCCGCGCTGGACGCCATCTCCGCCAATCTGGCTATCCTCAAGTCGCCCACGGTGCTGCGCCTGGAGGACGGCACCTTCTATGGCTGGGAAGGCTGCCACCCCGACGCCGGCTGCTGCGAAGGGAGTTGTACCCACGTCTGGAACTACGCCCAGGCCCTGCCCTTCCTCTTTCCCAGGCTGGAACGTTCCATGCGGGAGGCCGACTACCGCTACAACCTGCGGGAGGACGGCGGCATGCCCTTCCGCCTCCAGCTTCCCCTGGGCTCCGGCCAGTGGCACTTCCGCCCCTGTGCCGACGGTCAGTTCGGTGGCGTGCTCAAAACCTACCGGGATTGGAAGATCTGCGGCGACGACGAGTGGCTGCGCAGCCTCTGGCCCGCAGTCAAACGCTCCATCGAATACGCCTGGCATCCGGACAACCCGGACCGCTGGGACCCGGACAAGACGGGCGTGCTCTGGGGGCGGCAGCATCACACCCTGGACATGGAGCTCTTCGGCCCCAATTCCTGGCTCACCAGCATGTACCTGGCCGCCCTGAAGGCGGGCGCGGAGATGGCCGAATACCTGGGCGAGGCGGAGACCGCGGCGGAGTACCGGGCCATCTTTGCCCGGGGCAAGGCGTGGACCGACGCCAACCTCTTCAACGGCGAGTACTACATCCAGCGCATCAACCTTAAAGATCGCTCCCTCCTGGAGCCATATCTGACTGACAGCGCGGTGCTCCAGGGCGGCAACGTGTTGGATGCCTACTGGAACGAGGAGAAGCAGGAGATCAAATATCAGATCGGGGAAGGTTCCAGCATCGACCAGGTGTTGGGCCAGTGGCACGCCTCCCTCTACGGCCTGGGCGAGGTGCTGGATCCGGAACAGGTGAAGCAGGCCAACCGGGCCATCTTCAAGTACAACTTCATCCCAGTCATGGGCGAGGTCTACAACCCGTGCCGCATCTACTGCCTCAACGACGAAGGCGGGCTGGTCATCTGCGCCTGGCCCGAGGGCGCCCAGAAGCCCGCCATCCCCGCGCCCTATGCCCAGGAGACCATGAACGGCTTCGAATACGCGGCCGCCAGCCACATGATCTTGAACGGGCTGGTGGAAGAAGGCATGACCGCGGTGGAGGCCCTGCGCCGGCGCTACGATGGCGAGCGCCGTAACCCCTGGAACGAGTTCGAGTGCGGCAGCAACTACGCCCGCTCCATGGCCTCCTATGCCCTGCTGCTGGCCTTCGCCGGCTTCCAATTTGACCTGGTGCATGGCCGCCTGGGCTTCCATCCGGTCCAGACCCGGGATGGCCATTTCCGCAGTTTCTGGTCCCTGGATTCCGGCTGGGGTGAGTTCGAACAGACGCCGGGCCGGGTCGAGCTCCGGGTGCTGTACGGCCACTTGCCCTTGCGGGAACTGGCGCTCTCCTTCCTGGCCCATGCCACGGCAGAGGCCGTCCACGTGGATGGCCGTCCCGTGGCCTTCCGGCAGGAGGGCAACACCCTCCACCTGGCCGATGCAATTCACCTGGAAGCAGGGCAGGTGTTGGAGGTGATTGCTTAA
- a CDS encoding ABC transporter permease translates to MALSKLWLIAYRDLGRNRRRSFFSLMAVALGLGLLILLNGYQTGVIEETLQNAIRLQTGHVQIRAASYQEEKLPLKWEDLLDEPESLAAQAAALPEVKSAAPVLWATAILNTREDSVGLRLYGIQPEAGLYDPLRESLVAGSYLAADDRGGILIGQKLARDLNIAVGQDVSLAVVNADGQPDEVIFTVRGIFATGVPAYDENSVLMPLARAQALTRTDNHASAIVIMLHRQSDAPRVAAQLQQPGLTTLTWRELNQVFLQLMETGLGFYYILDAIVMLVVAVVIANTLLMAAFERIREMGILAALGMKSRQIMLIFLLEAAILGIGGIVVGAVLGSAGVAYLATVGIPLGDEIAAAAGGIPIGTTIHGRFAPGLFAWLSLWTLAIILLASLYPAWFAARQEPAEALRAL, encoded by the coding sequence ATGGCACTCAGCAAACTTTGGCTCATCGCCTATCGGGATCTGGGCCGCAACCGACGGCGCTCCTTCTTTTCCTTGATGGCCGTGGCCTTGGGGCTGGGCCTCCTCATCCTGCTGAACGGCTACCAGACAGGCGTCATCGAGGAGACGCTCCAAAACGCCATCCGCCTCCAGACCGGCCACGTCCAGATCCGGGCGGCTTCCTACCAGGAAGAAAAACTGCCCCTGAAATGGGAGGATCTGCTGGACGAGCCGGAGAGCCTGGCCGCCCAGGCGGCGGCGCTGCCGGAGGTCAAGTCGGCCGCGCCGGTGCTCTGGGCGACGGCCATCCTCAACACCCGGGAGGATTCGGTGGGGCTGCGCCTCTACGGCATCCAGCCAGAGGCCGGGCTCTACGATCCCCTGCGGGAATCCCTGGTCGCCGGCAGCTACCTGGCGGCCGATGACCGGGGCGGCATCCTCATCGGCCAGAAACTGGCCCGGGATCTGAACATCGCCGTGGGCCAGGATGTGAGCCTGGCGGTGGTCAACGCGGACGGCCAGCCCGACGAGGTCATCTTCACCGTGCGGGGTATCTTCGCCACCGGCGTCCCCGCCTATGACGAAAACAGCGTGCTCATGCCCCTGGCCCGGGCCCAGGCCCTGACCCGCACCGACAATCACGCCAGCGCCATCGTCATCATGCTCCACCGCCAGTCAGATGCGCCCCGGGTGGCTGCCCAACTGCAGCAGCCCGGGCTCACCACCCTGACCTGGCGCGAGCTGAACCAGGTCTTCTTGCAACTGATGGAGACCGGCCTGGGCTTTTACTACATCCTGGACGCCATCGTCATGCTGGTGGTGGCCGTGGTCATCGCCAACACCCTGCTCATGGCCGCCTTCGAGCGCATCCGGGAAATGGGCATCCTGGCTGCGCTGGGCATGAAGAGTCGCCAGATCATGCTCATCTTCCTGCTGGAGGCTGCGATCCTGGGCATCGGCGGCATCGTGGTGGGCGCAGTGCTTGGATCCGCCGGCGTGGCCTACCTGGCCACGGTGGGCATTCCCCTGGGCGACGAGATCGCCGCAGCTGCCGGCGGCATCCCCATCGGCACCACCATCCACGGGCGTTTTGCCCCGGGCCTGTTTGCCTGGCTCTCGTTGTGGACGCTGGCCATCATCCTGCTGGCGTCCCTCTATCCCGCCTGGTTCGCGGCCCGGCAGGAGCCGGCGGAAGCCCTGCGGGCCCTCTAG
- a CDS encoding ABC transporter ATP-binding protein: MNMIQVIDVTKTYKIGEVETRALSGITLEIAAGEFTALVGPSGSGKTTLLQIMGCLDRPDSGTVYVNGQDVTRLGADQRADIRRQEIGFIFQFFALVPVLTAYENVELPLLLSGLDARERRERVMAMLDAVGLADRAHHRPDQMSGGQQQRVAIARALVKRPIIVLADEPTANLDTASGEQAMAIMERLNRETGTAFVFSTHDPRVMAYARRMVRLVDGRIVEDSEVAGDGKEKSPTVLAQEGAGV; the protein is encoded by the coding sequence ATGAACATGATTCAAGTGATCGACGTCACCAAGACTTACAAGATCGGCGAAGTAGAGACCCGGGCCCTCAGCGGCATCACCCTGGAGATCGCCGCCGGTGAGTTCACCGCCCTGGTGGGGCCGTCTGGCTCCGGCAAGACCACGCTGTTGCAGATCATGGGCTGCCTGGACCGGCCCGACAGCGGTACGGTCTACGTAAACGGCCAGGACGTCACCCGCCTGGGCGCGGACCAACGGGCCGACATCCGGCGGCAGGAGATCGGCTTCATCTTCCAATTTTTTGCACTGGTGCCGGTGCTCACCGCGTACGAAAATGTGGAGCTGCCCCTGTTGCTCAGCGGCCTGGATGCCCGGGAGCGGCGGGAGCGAGTGATGGCCATGTTGGACGCGGTGGGGCTGGCCGACCGGGCCCACCACCGCCCCGACCAGATGAGCGGCGGCCAACAGCAGCGGGTCGCCATCGCCCGGGCCCTGGTCAAACGCCCCATCATCGTCCTGGCCGACGAGCCCACGGCCAACCTGGACACGGCCAGCGGCGAGCAGGCCATGGCCATCATGGAGCGGTTAAACCGGGAAACTGGCACCGCTTTCGTATTCTCCACCCACGACCCCCGGGTGATGGCCTATGCCCGGCGGATGGTTCGGCTGGTGGATGGCCGCATCGTGGAGGACAGCGAGGTGGCCGGCGACGGGAAAGAGAAATCCCCGACGGTCCTGGCCCAGGAGGGGGCGGGCGTCTGA